Proteins from a genomic interval of Lactococcus protaetiae:
- the nrdR gene encoding transcriptional regulator NrdR has protein sequence MRCPKCSSDESKVVDSRQAEDAIRRRRVCENCGFRFTTFERIEEMPLLVIKKDDKREPFNREKIVRGLVRSAYKRPVSSEDIESIVANVERKIRQLDRNEVKSDTIGEFVMEELSKLDDITYIRFASVYRSFKDVSELEALLQNITKKN, from the coding sequence ATGAGATGTCCTAAATGCTCTTCTGATGAATCAAAAGTTGTAGATTCAAGACAAGCTGAAGATGCTATTCGCCGTCGTCGAGTTTGTGAAAATTGTGGTTTTCGTTTTACGACATTTGAACGTATTGAAGAAATGCCTCTTTTGGTGATTAAAAAAGATGATAAGCGCGAACCATTCAATCGTGAAAAGATTGTTCGTGGTTTGGTACGGTCGGCTTACAAACGTCCTGTTTCAAGTGAAGATATTGAAAGCATCGTGGCAAATGTTGAACGTAAGATTCGACAGCTTGATCGTAATGAAGTGAAATCTGATACAATTGGAGAATTTGTAATGGAAGAACTCTCAAAACTGGATGATATTACTTATATTCGTTTTGCCAGTGTTTACCGTTCTTTCAAGGATGTGAGCGAACTTGAGGCACTTTTGCAAAACATTACGAAGAAAAATTGA
- a CDS encoding lectin-like domain-containing protein — protein MNTRQGNKKEKRIVTKVLTFLSAVTLLSTPLFSTISGVQNIFGLIDAKAAVIGPTVTVQPKDFENYFTQTGSATYSYTTGANYGTLTLTPNSTNQVGMAAMNVKFDMSQDWKITGNLNIGNKGGADGVSFGWYPGDTGVVGIKGADLGIGGLRGAFGWTADTYKNSYTIPTILPSTATGADPVYTLTNNGIVAETLLVQILLGR, from the coding sequence GTGAATACTAGACAGGGTAATAAAAAAGAAAAAAGAATAGTAACAAAAGTGTTGACATTTTTATCAGCAGTAACATTACTTTCTACTCCTCTATTCAGTACAATATCAGGTGTCCAAAATATCTTTGGATTGATAGATGCCAAAGCAGCAGTCATTGGTCCGACCGTGACAGTTCAACCCAAAGATTTTGAAAATTATTTTACGCAGACAGGAAGTGCAACTTATAGTTACACTACTGGAGCTAACTATGGTACTTTGACATTAACACCTAACTCCACTAACCAAGTAGGGATGGCAGCAATGAATGTCAAATTCGATATGTCGCAAGACTGGAAAATTACTGGTAATCTCAATATAGGAAACAAAGGTGGAGCAGATGGTGTCAGTTTCGGATGGTATCCAGGAGATACAGGTGTTGTTGGGATTAAAGGAGCGGACTTAGGAATAGGAGGATTGCGTGGTGCCTTTGGCTGGACAGCAGACACTTATAAGAATTCCTATACGATACCAACCATACTTCCGAGCACTGCGACTGGTGCAGACCCTGTCTATACTCTAACCAATAATGGTATCGTGGCGGAGACCCTTCTAGTACAAATTCTACTTGGGCGGTAG
- a CDS encoding DnaD domain protein, with amino-acid sequence MRAGDSFTIVNRGKISFDAETFTLLYLPIVGSNAFALYQLLTTFSTGRISHFLEYLNIGLNPFLESLDKLSGLGLVKVFDDHTMLYFDVKSPLTYDEFLSDDFYKQLLISRIGENRVTGLSKKIEVKGQNISKKFHEVYKVDFDNEPKAAVSTDSFDMGAFKSLMDRQGLTFSNENLERLSLYSLAEKFDLNWYELFKKAESTANADKTLNLSALTRSLSASSEPQVALSSFPKAFADLIVSSKSHEPVEFIQQIKSQAGGFVSGDERKILNNLTKQNLPSEVQNVLIHYILVQQKNASLSSNFVNTLANDWMRNKVFTAEMAVKRILERSESAQIKAQEKQNFTKKQTKIVKEAPKWSNPSYENKTSEEELARLEKIRLASLQKLKGEQQ; translated from the coding sequence ATGAGAGCAGGAGATTCGTTTACCATTGTGAATCGCGGAAAAATCAGCTTCGATGCCGAGACTTTTACGCTACTCTATTTACCGATTGTTGGTTCTAATGCTTTTGCTTTGTATCAACTGCTGACGACTTTTTCAACAGGGCGTATTTCTCATTTTTTGGAATATCTGAACATTGGATTAAATCCATTTTTGGAGAGTTTGGACAAGCTTTCTGGGCTTGGCTTAGTCAAAGTTTTTGATGACCACACGATGCTTTATTTTGATGTAAAGAGTCCATTGACTTACGATGAATTTTTATCTGATGATTTTTACAAGCAACTTTTGATTTCACGGATTGGTGAAAATAGAGTGACCGGTCTTTCAAAAAAAATCGAAGTCAAAGGTCAAAATATTTCCAAAAAATTTCATGAAGTTTATAAAGTTGATTTTGACAATGAACCAAAAGCAGCTGTCAGCACTGACAGCTTTGATATGGGTGCTTTTAAGAGTTTGATGGATCGTCAAGGATTGACATTCTCAAATGAAAACTTAGAGCGTCTGAGCCTTTATTCTCTCGCCGAAAAATTTGACCTCAACTGGTACGAACTCTTTAAAAAAGCTGAGAGTACGGCTAATGCAGACAAGACTTTGAACCTGTCAGCACTGACAAGAAGTCTGTCAGCAAGTTCTGAGCCACAAGTGGCATTATCAAGTTTTCCCAAAGCGTTTGCTGATCTTATCGTGAGTAGTAAATCACACGAGCCAGTCGAATTTATTCAGCAGATTAAGAGTCAAGCTGGCGGTTTTGTAAGTGGGGATGAGCGGAAGATTTTAAATAATCTCACTAAACAAAATCTGCCATCGGAAGTCCAAAATGTACTCATTCATTATATTTTAGTTCAACAAAAAAATGCATCTCTGTCTTCAAATTTTGTGAATACATTGGCAAATGATTGGATGAGAAATAAAGTATTCACCGCAGAAATGGCAGTAAAGCGTATCTTAGAACGTAGTGAATCAGCTCAAATAAAAGCACAAGAGAAACAAAACTTTACAAAAAAACAAACAAAAATTGTGAAAGAAGCACCAAAGTGGTCAAATCCAAGCTACGAAAATAAGACAAGTGAAGAGGAACTTGCAAGGCTTGAGAAAATTCGGCTTGCCTCACTCCAAAAACTGAAAGGAGAGCAGCAATAA
- the dnaI gene encoding primosomal protein DnaI, with the protein MESIGEILNKRKDLRGNFEKLVAEVMKNKDVQSFIATHQMTSDEIQRSYSKFYEFVREREKFEKGEKRAADGYEPVLIMNHGYADVSYQTTSELAAQQAAQTLLRRVKMIGLPKDLKQVTLEDIALDDVGRIEPYQALVDFIANFPEQKGLYLYGDFGVGKSFMMAAMANELAKKGISTTLLHYPTFISDLDFDTAKVWVNEIKQSQVLVLDDIGAEQNNAWVRDSILQVILQHRMQEDLPTFFTSNLKMDELEQHLAETKRADEIWPAKRVMERVKYLSRELRLEGINRRHD; encoded by the coding sequence ATGGAATCTATTGGTGAAATTTTAAATAAACGCAAAGATTTACGCGGAAATTTTGAAAAACTTGTGGCTGAAGTCATGAAAAATAAAGATGTTCAGTCTTTTATTGCTACCCATCAAATGACGTCAGATGAGATTCAGCGTTCCTATTCAAAATTTTATGAATTTGTGCGTGAGCGTGAAAAATTTGAAAAAGGTGAGAAGCGGGCGGCAGATGGTTATGAACCAGTCTTGATTATGAATCATGGCTATGCTGATGTATCTTATCAAACTACATCAGAACTTGCTGCACAACAAGCTGCGCAAACATTGCTTCGACGAGTGAAAATGATAGGTTTACCAAAAGATTTAAAGCAGGTTACTTTAGAAGATATTGCGCTTGATGATGTAGGGCGGATTGAACCCTATCAAGCTTTGGTGGATTTTATTGCGAATTTTCCTGAGCAAAAAGGACTCTATCTCTATGGAGATTTTGGAGTGGGAAAATCTTTCATGATGGCAGCAATGGCAAATGAATTGGCAAAAAAAGGAATTTCGACTACTCTGCTCCATTACCCAACATTTATATCAGATTTAGACTTTGATACGGCTAAGGTTTGGGTGAATGAAATCAAACAAAGTCAAGTATTGGTCCTTGATGATATTGGAGCGGAACAAAACAATGCTTGGGTACGTGATAGCATCTTGCAGGTGATTTTACAGCATCGGATGCAAGAAGATTTACCTACATTTTTCACCTCTAACTTAAAAATGGACGAACTGGAGCAACATCTGGCAGAAACAAAAAGAGCAGATGAGATTTGGCCAGCAAAACGCGTGATGGAGCGTGTGAAATATCTGTCGCGTGAACTTCGACTGGAAGGAATAAACAGACGACATGACTGA
- a CDS encoding pentapeptide repeat-containing protein, producing MKTKKILEPKLPTVYRTVTSEDWEYGELYQAKFTDEKLEIEYPLRFSSCQLTNVTFLLTESSVSEFTDCIFEKCDLSNLNLSGIGFYRCRFINCKLLGVDFTNCHLQDVQFEQTLLNYANFSASTLKSVRFFENDCTESLFTACKFSNVHFLSNQLEGTNFWETSLAGLDFSTNKFEHLEITPQLAKNIKINLSQAPFFASLFGIDIV from the coding sequence ATGAAGACAAAAAAGATACTGGAACCAAAGTTACCTACGGTATATAGAACGGTCACCAGTGAAGATTGGGAGTATGGAGAGCTTTATCAAGCAAAATTTACTGATGAAAAACTGGAAATTGAATATCCATTGCGTTTTTCAAGCTGTCAGTTAACGAATGTTACATTTTTACTGACAGAAAGTTCTGTCAGTGAATTTACAGACTGTATTTTTGAAAAATGTGATTTGTCAAATCTAAATTTATCTGGTATAGGTTTCTACCGTTGCCGATTTATAAATTGTAAACTATTAGGTGTTGATTTTACAAATTGTCATTTACAAGATGTCCAGTTTGAACAAACTCTGCTTAATTATGCCAATTTCTCGGCAAGTACCTTAAAGTCTGTTCGCTTTTTTGAAAATGATTGTACAGAGAGCCTTTTTACAGCCTGTAAATTTTCAAATGTCCATTTTTTGTCTAATCAGCTGGAAGGAACCAATTTCTGGGAAACTTCGCTTGCAGGTTTAGATTTTTCTACGAATAAGTTTGAACACTTAGAAATTACACCACAACTTGCTAAAAACATAAAAATAAATCTCAGTCAAGCCCCATTTTTTGCAAGTTTATTTGGTATTGATATTGTTTAG
- the der gene encoding ribosome biogenesis GTPase Der, producing the protein MSLPTVAIVGRPNVGKSTIFNRIAGERISIVEDIPGVTRDRIYATGEWLTRKFNIIDTGGIELSDEPFMTEIRAQAEIAMTEADVIIAVVDGETGITDADEAVANILYRTDKPIILVVNKVDNPERRMEIFDFYSLGLGDPYPVSAVHGIGTGDVLDAIVQNLPNEIEEENENVIKFSLIGRPNVGKSSLINAILGEDRVIASPIAGTTRDAIDTHFTDEDGQEFVMIDTAGMRKSGKIYENTEKYSVMRAMRAIDRSDIVLMVINAEEGIREYDMRIAGFAHEAGKGILIVVNKWDTLDKDNSTMKNFEQEIRIKFKFLDYAPIVYVSAKTGQRLNKLPEAIKEIHHAQNLRISSSVLNDVIMDAVAINPTPTDKGKRLKIFYATQVAVKPPTFVVFVNEEELMHFSYLRFLENQIRKAFVFEGTPIHLIARKRK; encoded by the coding sequence ATGAGCCTACCTACAGTAGCTATCGTTGGCCGTCCGAATGTCGGTAAGTCAACAATTTTTAATCGTATTGCGGGAGAGCGTATTTCGATTGTTGAAGACATCCCAGGAGTGACACGTGACCGTATTTATGCCACAGGAGAATGGTTGACGCGTAAATTTAATATCATTGATACAGGTGGTATAGAACTCTCAGATGAACCTTTTATGACCGAAATTCGCGCCCAAGCTGAAATTGCCATGACAGAAGCAGATGTTATTATTGCCGTTGTGGACGGAGAAACAGGAATTACAGATGCAGATGAAGCCGTAGCTAATATTCTTTATCGTACAGATAAACCCATCATTTTAGTGGTCAATAAAGTGGATAATCCAGAACGAAGAATGGAAATTTTTGATTTCTATTCACTTGGTTTAGGTGACCCCTATCCTGTTTCGGCTGTGCATGGGATTGGTACAGGGGACGTTCTTGATGCGATTGTGCAAAATCTTCCAAACGAAATCGAAGAAGAAAATGAAAATGTTATTAAATTTAGCTTGATTGGTCGTCCAAATGTCGGTAAATCATCATTGATCAATGCAATTCTTGGAGAAGACCGGGTGATTGCAAGCCCAATAGCGGGAACGACACGTGATGCCATTGATACTCATTTTACAGACGAAGACGGTCAAGAATTTGTAATGATTGATACAGCAGGAATGCGTAAATCAGGAAAAATTTATGAGAATACAGAGAAATATTCTGTCATGCGTGCCATGCGTGCGATTGACCGTAGTGATATTGTACTCATGGTGATTAATGCAGAAGAAGGTATTCGTGAGTACGATATGCGTATCGCAGGTTTTGCACACGAAGCAGGAAAAGGTATTTTGATTGTCGTTAACAAGTGGGATACATTGGACAAAGATAACAGTACAATGAAAAATTTCGAGCAAGAAATTCGTATCAAATTCAAATTCCTTGATTATGCTCCAATCGTCTATGTATCAGCAAAAACAGGACAACGCCTCAACAAATTACCAGAAGCAATCAAAGAAATTCATCATGCACAAAATCTACGTATTTCAAGTTCTGTCTTAAATGATGTGATTATGGATGCCGTCGCAATCAATCCCACACCGACAGACAAAGGAAAACGCCTTAAAATATTCTATGCGACACAGGTTGCGGTTAAGCCACCGACATTTGTAGTTTTTGTCAATGAAGAAGAACTAATGCACTTCTCATATCTTCGTTTTTTAGAAAATCAGATTCGTAAAGCGTTTGTCTTTGAAGGAACTCCTATTCACTTAATTGCTCGTAAGAGAAAATAA
- a CDS encoding SpaH/EbpB family LPXTG-anchored major pilin produces the protein MMKFSSFKSINRKVSMATVALMTIVSLGSAATAFADTNVPDSSTAREITIHALQGTPTANKPGFVNDGTEQNVTGTPLQHVTFTATLVTPTGSAADMKVGDASTYTTTSTVVSGETDANGTVSLNITEDGYYLLHQVTTVGGVASMQDSIVQVPLNSSSSQAVNGWLYDINVYPKTDLSQDNAVNKTVEIGDNVLDDNTGTNKQATVFAGQDITWNLASAFSDSMVTDDGKVGSFELTDALNSNLTFKAINFVVGSKEISLDSTTDYTLTTTDGNIDLKLTETGIKAIKAAKVSSSDQFIVNLTTTVSNTYKYGQIGNYFTTSVKNAYGVDLSNTTGSGNTNLHINLLGSSDSTTDVPEVYLGALRIQKIDSVSKTPLSGATFKLIKASSKDEAQALVDGKTSSATYVKNPSQTDQDYSLTTGTDGMIEFDGLELTDTAEQTGDTSTANTHYYVIETAAPTGYDLPTSVVEVVASIDPTTTQVGVSNNLDGGNIKLPFTGGQGMIGIIVIAGVATTASIVIRRRKTTTDKSK, from the coding sequence ATGATGAAATTTTCATCTTTCAAATCAATTAACCGTAAAGTATCAATGGCAACTGTTGCCTTGATGACAATCGTAAGTTTAGGCAGTGCAGCTACAGCATTTGCTGATACTAACGTACCAGACAGCTCAACAGCCCGTGAAATTACGATTCATGCCCTTCAAGGAACACCAACAGCAAACAAACCTGGCTTTGTTAATGATGGTACTGAACAAAATGTAACAGGTACTCCGTTGCAACATGTGACATTTACTGCAACACTTGTGACACCCACAGGTTCAGCTGCTGACATGAAAGTTGGAGATGCATCAACTTATACAACTACAAGTACAGTAGTATCAGGAGAAACAGACGCTAATGGCACAGTAAGTTTAAATATTACAGAAGATGGATACTACTTACTTCATCAAGTCACTACAGTTGGTGGAGTCGCTTCTATGCAAGATTCAATCGTTCAAGTACCCTTGAATTCATCCTCTTCACAAGCTGTAAATGGTTGGTTGTATGATATCAACGTTTATCCTAAAACAGACCTTTCACAAGATAATGCTGTAAATAAAACAGTAGAAATTGGTGATAATGTGCTTGATGACAACACAGGAACAAATAAACAAGCTACTGTTTTTGCGGGACAAGATATCACGTGGAACTTAGCATCAGCCTTTTCAGATTCTATGGTAACTGATGATGGTAAAGTAGGGTCATTTGAATTAACTGATGCTTTAAATTCAAATTTAACTTTTAAAGCTATTAATTTTGTTGTAGGGTCAAAAGAAATTTCGCTTGATTCAACAACAGACTATACATTGACAACAACAGATGGAAATATTGATTTGAAATTGACTGAAACAGGAATCAAAGCAATCAAAGCGGCTAAAGTGTCATCATCTGATCAATTCATTGTCAATCTTACTACAACGGTTTCTAATACTTATAAATATGGACAAATTGGTAACTATTTCACGACGAGTGTGAAAAATGCTTATGGTGTAGACCTTAGTAACACAACGGGTTCAGGTAACACAAATTTGCATATTAACCTTCTTGGTTCTTCAGATTCAACAACAGATGTTCCTGAAGTCTATCTAGGAGCGCTTAGAATTCAAAAGATTGATTCTGTTTCAAAAACTCCACTTTCAGGTGCAACATTTAAACTGATTAAAGCATCTTCCAAAGATGAAGCACAAGCTCTTGTTGATGGAAAAACTTCAAGTGCAACTTATGTCAAAAATCCATCTCAAACAGATCAAGATTATAGCTTGACAACAGGAACAGATGGAATGATTGAATTTGATGGCTTAGAGCTGACGGATACCGCTGAACAAACAGGTGACACATCAACAGCAAATACTCACTATTACGTAATTGAAACAGCAGCACCAACAGGATACGATCTTCCAACAAGCGTTGTAGAAGTAGTGGCTTCTATTGACCCTACTACGACTCAAGTTGGCGTATCAAATAATTTGGATGGTGGAAATATTAAACTTCCATTTACAGGTGGACAAGGTATGATTGGCATTATTGTGATTGCTGGAGTTGCTACAACAGCATCAATCGTTATCCGTCGCCGTAAAACAACAACTGATAAATCAAAATAA
- a CDS encoding class C sortase, producing the protein MRAKKKLTVKKKNRSFRDILSVIFALVAICALFYPIVANTLVSNKTADIVTKFNEKTSTLDKNEINHLLTSAKEYNTYIYDMSQHIPYTKSKPNYNQMLNIDNSGMMGNVSIPQIKVENVPVYHGDSEETLAVGIGHIPQTSLPIGGNNTHTVLSAHSGRVNNTLFTNLDKLKIGDVFYVDTLNLKMKYKINKIKVVDPEDVSTLGIQKGKDIATLVTCYPTGVNSQRLLVTGERVPYTSKTAQEEIQRDKYGYDFWVLLGSLILAILAVLYLIYKYYEKRKNRSKNTEETR; encoded by the coding sequence GTGAGGGCTAAAAAAAAGCTGACTGTAAAAAAGAAAAACCGTTCCTTTCGTGATATTTTGAGTGTTATTTTTGCTTTGGTTGCGATTTGTGCGCTTTTTTATCCGATTGTAGCTAATACTCTTGTTTCGAATAAAACAGCGGATATTGTTACTAAATTCAATGAAAAAACCTCCACACTTGATAAAAATGAGATTAATCATTTACTTACAAGCGCCAAAGAATATAACACTTATATTTACGATATGAGTCAGCATATTCCTTACACAAAGTCCAAACCAAACTATAATCAAATGTTAAACATTGATAATAGTGGCATGATGGGAAATGTTTCAATACCACAAATCAAAGTGGAGAATGTCCCTGTTTATCATGGAGATTCAGAGGAAACTTTAGCAGTAGGAATTGGTCATATTCCTCAGACGAGTTTGCCAATTGGTGGAAATAATACTCACACAGTGCTTTCAGCTCATTCAGGACGTGTCAACAATACTCTGTTTACTAATTTGGATAAACTCAAAATTGGTGATGTGTTCTATGTGGATACGTTAAATCTTAAGATGAAATACAAAATTAATAAGATTAAGGTTGTAGATCCTGAAGATGTTTCGACTTTGGGAATCCAAAAAGGAAAAGATATTGCAACGCTTGTGACTTGCTATCCAACAGGAGTAAATAGTCAACGCCTTCTTGTGACGGGAGAACGTGTTCCATATACCTCAAAAACAGCACAAGAAGAAATACAACGTGATAAGTATGGTTATGATTTTTGGGTTTTGCTAGGCTCACTTATTTTAGCAATTCTCGCTGTTTTGTATCTGATTTATAAGTATTATGAAAAAAGAAAAAATAGAAGTAAGAACACGGAGGAAACAAGATAG
- a CDS encoding pilin N-terminal domain-containing protein: MMKTTIGKVLFVFFILGMTGLTLQVSAQGQLGSTHTQDLFIVKYGLPSGRNQFSQRQTTNTGEKINNIPVDNHDSELAPIAGIHYVIQKIIPTRDGDKIKLSDKNSYSVSGKTLELVTNSAGIVSVNLNDGFYIVSEQANAQAHLSTPAHPILIRLPVENTAKNGYLNEIYIYPKSNIDPLENTHKPKGTSKIPKGNLPKTGDGSKLSISALGVGIIGITFMLMMGKISKERGVRSEY, translated from the coding sequence ATGATGAAAACAACAATTGGAAAAGTTTTATTTGTTTTCTTTATCTTAGGTATGACTGGCTTGACGCTTCAAGTTAGTGCACAAGGGCAACTTGGTTCAACACATACTCAAGACTTATTCATCGTAAAATATGGTCTTCCCTCTGGAAGAAATCAATTTTCGCAAAGACAAACAACTAATACAGGCGAAAAAATTAATAATATTCCCGTAGATAACCACGATTCAGAGCTCGCTCCGATAGCTGGAATTCACTATGTGATTCAAAAAATTATACCTACCAGAGATGGAGATAAAATCAAACTCAGTGATAAAAACTCATACTCTGTTAGTGGCAAAACACTAGAACTTGTAACAAATTCTGCTGGAATTGTATCTGTAAATCTTAATGATGGATTTTATATTGTTAGTGAACAAGCAAATGCTCAAGCTCACCTATCAACGCCAGCGCACCCTATACTGATTCGACTTCCTGTAGAAAATACTGCTAAAAATGGTTATCTGAATGAGATCTATATCTATCCAAAATCAAACATTGACCCATTAGAGAATACACATAAGCCCAAAGGAACATCTAAAATTCCTAAAGGAAATTTGCCTAAAACAGGAGATGGTTCAAAGCTGAGTATCTCTGCTTTGGGAGTAGGGATTATTGGTATCACGTTTATGCTAATGATGGGAAAAATAAGTAAAGAGAGGGGAGTTAGAAGTGAATACTAG
- a CDS encoding NADPH-dependent oxidoreductase: MTDINETIDLMMKHTSVRNFTEEKIEDEDLEAILKAGQAASTWKNFQSYSIIIVKSQEQKDAIYQYQPQKSIKNAAVYLVFVGDLNRAEKAVKMHEGDFQPKGIESLLITATDAAVAGQNVLLAAESLGYGGVMVGLIRDQSAEISKVLDLPDYTYPLFGIALGRPARINKVKPRLPLEAIAFKEKYIEQTEQVISDFDEVQDEFAGSRRLNKWSERIVEQWGVPEITSSTENLKDKKLL, translated from the coding sequence ATGACTGATATAAATGAAACCATTGATTTGATGATGAAACATACCTCAGTACGTAATTTTACTGAAGAAAAAATAGAAGATGAAGATTTAGAAGCTATTTTGAAAGCAGGACAGGCGGCGTCAACTTGGAAAAATTTTCAGTCTTACTCAATAATTATTGTAAAATCGCAAGAGCAAAAAGATGCAATTTATCAATATCAGCCACAAAAATCCATTAAGAATGCTGCAGTTTATCTCGTATTTGTCGGAGATTTGAACCGTGCCGAAAAGGCGGTGAAAATGCATGAAGGAGACTTCCAGCCCAAAGGGATAGAGTCTTTACTGATTACAGCGACAGATGCTGCTGTTGCTGGACAAAATGTTCTTTTAGCCGCTGAATCTTTAGGTTATGGTGGAGTGATGGTGGGACTGATTCGTGACCAGTCTGCTGAAATATCAAAAGTATTAGATTTGCCTGATTACACTTATCCGCTGTTTGGCATTGCTCTTGGCAGACCAGCGCGTATCAACAAAGTAAAGCCACGCTTGCCTTTAGAGGCTATTGCTTTTAAAGAAAAATATATTGAGCAAACCGAGCAAGTCATTTCAGATTTTGATGAAGTTCAAGATGAATTTGCAGGAAGTCGCAGGTTGAATAAGTGGTCGGAGCGGATTGTTGAACAATGGGGTGTTCCAGAAATTACATCATCAACAGAAAATCTAAAAGATAAGAAATTATTATGA